From a single Anaerolineales bacterium genomic region:
- the leuB gene encoding 3-isopropylmalate dehydrogenase, which produces MNFKITLLPGDGIGPEVVGEAVRVLDIVASKYNHTFDFKERLMGGCSIDKYGSSLTDETLADCQSSDAVLFGAVGGPKWDDPNAKDRPERGLLALRKGLGVFANLRPVTVHPALADRSPLKPEKLQGVDILVIRELTGGLYFGRPKMREMKDGHERAVDTLEYYDYEIRRILNLAFELARGRRKKVTSVDKANVLESSRLWRQIASSIGTENPDIELEHTLVDTASMKLITAPASFDVVVTENMFGDILTDEASVLAGSMGMLPSASLGVSGLRSEGEARMGLYEPIHGSAPDIAGKGIANPIGTILSAAMMMRYSFKLESEACAIEDAVNRTITDGARTADIGETLTTRQMTDEIIKKIEES; this is translated from the coding sequence ATGAATTTCAAAATCACTCTCCTCCCTGGCGATGGCATCGGACCCGAAGTGGTCGGCGAAGCTGTACGCGTGTTGGACATAGTTGCCAGCAAATACAATCACACCTTCGATTTTAAAGAGCGTCTGATGGGCGGCTGTTCGATTGATAAATATGGTTCCTCGCTCACCGATGAAACCCTTGCAGATTGTCAGTCTTCTGACGCGGTTTTGTTCGGCGCAGTGGGCGGACCGAAATGGGATGACCCAAATGCAAAGGACAGACCCGAACGCGGTTTGCTCGCGCTTCGCAAAGGTCTCGGTGTGTTTGCGAATCTTCGTCCCGTCACAGTGCATCCCGCGCTTGCGGATCGTTCCCCGCTCAAGCCTGAAAAACTGCAGGGCGTGGATATTCTCGTCATACGCGAACTCACAGGCGGGCTGTATTTCGGTCGACCCAAAATGCGCGAGATGAAAGACGGTCACGAACGCGCGGTGGATACGCTCGAATATTACGATTACGAAATCCGCCGCATTCTCAACCTTGCCTTCGAACTGGCGCGCGGACGCAGGAAAAAAGTCACCTCAGTGGATAAAGCCAACGTGCTGGAATCCTCCCGCCTATGGCGGCAGATCGCCTCTTCCATCGGGACGGAGAATCCTGACATCGAACTTGAACATACGCTGGTGGATACCGCCTCGATGAAGCTGATCACTGCTCCCGCTTCGTTTGACGTGGTCGTGACCGAGAACATGTTCGGCGACATTCTCACGGACGAAGCATCCGTGCTGGCGGGGTCGATGGGGATGCTGCCCTCTGCCAGTTTGGGCGTATCAGGCTTGAGGTCCGAAGGCGAAGCGAGAATGGGATTGTATGAGCCGATCCACGGCTCTGCTCCGGATATCGCAGGCAAGGGAATCGCAAATCCGATTGGCACGATCCTTTCGGCGGCAATGATGATGCGTTATTCGTTTAAGTTAGAATCCGAAGCCTGTGCAATCGAAGATGCGGTCAATCGAACCATCACCGACGGCGCGCGGACGGCGGACATCGGCGAAACGTTAACGACCCGTCAGATGACGGATGAAATTATTAAAAAAATAGAGGAGAGTTGA
- the ilvN gene encoding acetolactate synthase small subunit — protein MNYTFIALVENKPGVLNRVASLFRRRNFNIESLAVGRTENPEVSRMTVVVDCPNGDVDAHRIEANLYKLVNVIDVQDVTHQPVVARDLALIKVRVGPERRAEVNGLAEIFRARIVDVAPDSVVVEITGTEDKIEGMIELLRPIGIVEMVRTGQISMTRGVHDGVRRMPGMESRRYEDVMDMAEMMP, from the coding sequence ATGAATTATACATTTATAGCACTAGTTGAAAATAAACCCGGTGTGTTGAACCGTGTGGCGTCTTTGTTTCGCCGCCGCAATTTCAATATTGAATCGCTGGCGGTCGGGCGGACGGAAAACCCCGAGGTCTCGCGCATGACCGTGGTGGTGGATTGCCCGAATGGGGATGTGGATGCGCATCGCATCGAAGCGAACCTGTATAAACTGGTCAATGTGATCGATGTGCAGGATGTGACGCATCAGCCTGTGGTGGCGCGTGATTTGGCGCTCATCAAAGTGCGCGTTGGTCCTGAACGCCGTGCTGAGGTCAATGGGCTGGCGGAAATCTTCCGCGCCCGCATCGTGGACGTGGCGCCTGATTCGGTCGTTGTGGAAATCACTGGCACGGAGGACAAGATCGAAGGCATGATCGAGTTGCTGCGTCCCATCGGCATTGTGGAAATGGTGCGCACGGGACAGATCTCGATGACACGCGGAGTCCACGACGGCGTGCGGCGTATGCCCGGCATGGAGAGTCGCCGCTACGAAGATGTGATGGATATGGCGGAGATGATGCCGTAA
- the cimA gene encoding citramalate synthase, with the protein MDLPLIQIYDTTLRDGTQSEGFNLSANDKVRIAQKLDELGVAFIEGGWPGSNPKDAEFFQRARDMQWKHALITAFGSTCRVKDGPEDDANIKALLDSQTPVCTIFGKTWTLHVTEVLQTTLEDNLRIIEDSVAYLKSNGKRVIYDAEHFFDGYKADKAYALETLRAAIRGGAETIVLCDTNGGTFPWEIKRIFGELKKEIDHPLGIHTHNDSESAVVNSLVAVREGAIQVQGTINGVGERCGNANLCSIMANLELKLGFECLPKGNIQHLYDLSHFVAEVANLTPDEHLPFVGKSAFAHKGGVHVAAMRRSPQSYQHVEPELVGNKMRVVVSDLSGRGNLLSKAEEHGVEVEGNEVVPVLNEIKELEARGFSFEAAEASVTMMLKRQEYGYKPPFELVDFFVNVEHRQGRGIFAEATVKVRVQGELLHTAAEGNGPVNALDNALRKALKDYYPQIRDFHLSDYKVRILDSDRGTEAVTRVLIDTRNSTSRWSTVGASTNIIEASWRALADSVEYGLMVAH; encoded by the coding sequence ATGGATTTGCCCCTTATCCAAATCTACGACACCACCCTGCGCGATGGGACACAATCCGAAGGCTTCAACCTGTCGGCGAATGACAAAGTCCGCATTGCGCAAAAATTGGACGAACTTGGTGTTGCTTTCATCGAAGGCGGCTGGCCCGGCTCCAACCCCAAGGATGCTGAGTTCTTTCAACGCGCCCGTGACATGCAATGGAAGCACGCGCTTATCACGGCGTTCGGTTCCACCTGCCGTGTCAAAGACGGACCTGAAGACGATGCCAATATCAAAGCATTACTTGATTCGCAAACGCCTGTCTGCACCATATTTGGCAAGACATGGACATTGCACGTCACCGAAGTTTTGCAAACCACGCTTGAAGACAACCTGCGCATCATCGAAGATTCCGTTGCGTATCTAAAATCCAACGGCAAACGTGTCATTTACGATGCTGAACATTTCTTCGACGGCTACAAAGCGGACAAAGCCTATGCGCTCGAAACCCTGCGTGCCGCCATCCGCGGCGGTGCGGAGACCATTGTGCTGTGCGATACCAACGGCGGGACCTTCCCGTGGGAGATCAAACGTATCTTCGGCGAATTAAAGAAGGAGATCGATCATCCGCTTGGAATTCACACGCATAATGACTCCGAAAGCGCGGTGGTCAATTCGCTGGTTGCCGTTCGCGAAGGCGCCATCCAAGTGCAGGGAACCATTAACGGAGTGGGGGAACGCTGCGGAAATGCCAACCTGTGTTCCATCATGGCGAACCTGGAGTTGAAATTGGGTTTTGAATGTCTCCCCAAGGGAAACATTCAGCACTTGTATGATCTCTCACATTTCGTCGCGGAAGTAGCGAACCTCACACCTGATGAACATTTGCCATTTGTGGGTAAGTCCGCGTTTGCGCATAAGGGCGGCGTGCATGTGGCTGCCATGCGACGCTCACCGCAGTCCTACCAGCATGTGGAGCCTGAACTGGTTGGCAACAAAATGCGCGTCGTCGTATCGGATTTGTCGGGGCGCGGCAACCTGCTCAGCAAAGCCGAAGAACACGGCGTGGAAGTGGAAGGAAATGAAGTCGTGCCTGTTCTGAATGAGATCAAGGAACTTGAAGCGCGCGGATTTTCCTTTGAAGCGGCGGAAGCGTCTGTGACGATGATGTTAAAGCGGCAGGAATATGGATATAAACCGCCATTTGAACTCGTGGATTTTTTTGTCAATGTTGAGCATCGTCAGGGACGCGGTATTTTCGCAGAAGCTACCGTCAAAGTCCGTGTGCAGGGTGAGTTGCTGCACACCGCCGCCGAAGGGAATGGTCCGGTCAACGCGCTGGATAACGCCCTGCGCAAAGCATTGAAAGATTATTACCCGCAAATCAGGGACTTTCACCTTTCCGATTACAAAGTCCGCATTTTGGATTCGGATCGCGGCACAGAAGCCGTCACCCGCGTGTTGATCGACACGCGCAATTCCACCTCCCGCTGGAGTACCGTTGGAGCAAGCACGAACATCATCGAAGCCAGTTGGCGCGCTCTCGCGGATTCGGTGGAGTATGGATTGATGGTGGCGCATTAG
- the leuD gene encoding 3-isopropylmalate dehydratase small subunit, with protein sequence MAQFTSITSRIIPLPANDVDTDQIVPAQFLKVTDKNGLADALFFNWRYNADGSPKADFIINRPESQGAQILLAGDNFGCGSSREHAPWALTAWGIHAVISTSFADIFRNNSLKNGLIPIIVDDATHKMLFDLVEEAPQAELTVDLASQTVTHPGGSFTFPIDAFNKTCLLNGVDELGYIMGFEKEIAEFEART encoded by the coding sequence ATGGCTCAATTCACATCCATCACCTCCCGCATCATTCCGCTTCCCGCGAACGACGTTGACACAGACCAGATCGTCCCCGCGCAATTTCTCAAAGTCACCGACAAAAACGGTCTTGCCGACGCGCTTTTTTTCAACTGGCGCTACAACGCCGACGGCTCTCCGAAGGCGGATTTCATCATCAACAGACCCGAGTCACAGGGCGCACAAATTCTATTAGCAGGTGACAACTTCGGCTGCGGGTCGAGCCGCGAACACGCGCCCTGGGCGCTCACGGCTTGGGGCATCCACGCCGTTATCTCTACCTCCTTCGCCGACATCTTCCGCAACAACTCGCTGAAGAATGGACTGATTCCCATCATCGTGGATGACGCGACTCACAAGATGCTCTTTGATCTGGTGGAAGAAGCGCCTCAAGCCGAACTGACAGTTGATCTTGCCTCCCAAACCGTGACCCACCCTGGAGGCTCGTTCACCTTCCCCATCGACGCGTTCAACAAAACCTGCCTGCTCAACGGCGTGGACGAACTCGGCTACATCATGGGTTTTGAAAAAGAGATTGCAGAATTTGAAGCGAGAACGTGA
- the ilvB gene encoding biosynthetic-type acetolactate synthase large subunit codes for MKLKGAEIVWECLVREGVEVVFGYPGGANMPIYDAMLNYPVHHVLVRHEQGGAHMADGYARASGKVGVAMATSGPGATNLVTGIATAMMDSVPVVFITGQVAAHLIGGDAFQETDVTGITLPITKHNYLVTRAEEIAETIREAFYIAKSGRPGPVLIDICKNAQVESCEFAYPEEVKLPGYQPVTRSPRNLLDDAVALIEKAKKPIILCGHGVIMSNAEEELMQFAVKTQTPVASTLLGLGAFPASHELSLGMMGMHGEAYTNLAIQNSDLILAFGMRFDDRVTGTLKTYAPKAKKIHIEIDPSEVHKNVFVDVPLVGDVKTVVADLIPLVDEYDHDEWKQEINGWKNEADTRSIMNWEEDGRLYVAHLIADIWKATGGGAIVTTDVGQHQMWTAQYYQLEKPNRWITSGGAGTMGFGLPSAIGAWFAAKDQEIWAVAGDGGFQMTAAELTTAVQEGANVKVAIMNNSFLGMVRQWQEFFFEKRYSAVNMLAPDFVKLAEAHGVPAKRVTKREEVNEAIEWARSIKGPTVLEFRVEMEDAVYPMVPAGAALHEMIRRPVKA; via the coding sequence ATGAAACTAAAAGGTGCAGAAATTGTTTGGGAATGTCTGGTGCGCGAAGGCGTGGAAGTGGTCTTCGGTTACCCGGGCGGGGCGAATATGCCGATCTATGATGCGATGTTGAATTATCCCGTCCATCATGTGTTGGTGCGGCATGAGCAGGGTGGCGCGCACATGGCGGATGGGTACGCACGCGCTTCGGGGAAGGTTGGTGTGGCGATGGCGACATCAGGACCGGGTGCGACGAATCTTGTGACGGGCATTGCCACGGCGATGATGGATTCGGTTCCTGTCGTATTCATTACGGGACAAGTCGCTGCGCATTTGATCGGCGGGGATGCGTTTCAGGAAACCGATGTGACGGGTATCACATTGCCCATCACCAAGCACAACTATCTGGTGACCCGCGCCGAAGAGATCGCGGAGACCATCCGCGAGGCGTTTTACATTGCCAAAAGCGGAAGACCGGGACCTGTATTGATAGACATTTGCAAGAACGCGCAAGTGGAATCTTGCGAGTTTGCGTATCCCGAAGAAGTGAAACTGCCGGGTTACCAGCCTGTGACACGTTCGCCGCGCAACCTGCTGGATGATGCCGTTGCGTTGATCGAAAAGGCGAAGAAACCGATCATCCTGTGCGGACATGGTGTGATCATGTCGAATGCGGAAGAGGAGTTGATGCAGTTTGCGGTCAAGACGCAGACTCCTGTGGCAAGCACACTGTTAGGCTTAGGTGCTTTCCCTGCTTCGCATGAACTGAGTTTGGGGATGATGGGTATGCATGGCGAAGCATACACGAATCTGGCGATTCAAAACTCGGATTTAATTCTTGCTTTTGGGATGCGCTTCGATGACCGCGTGACGGGTACATTGAAGACCTATGCGCCGAAGGCGAAGAAAATCCATATCGAAATTGACCCGTCTGAGGTGCATAAGAACGTGTTCGTGGATGTGCCGCTTGTCGGCGATGTGAAAACCGTGGTGGCGGATTTAATTCCCTTGGTGGATGAATACGACCATGACGAATGGAAGCAGGAAATCAACGGCTGGAAAAACGAAGCCGACACACGCTCGATCATGAACTGGGAGGAGGATGGCAGGCTATATGTGGCGCATCTCATCGCGGATATTTGGAAGGCGACGGGCGGCGGCGCGATCGTGACGACGGATGTCGGTCAGCACCAGATGTGGACGGCGCAATACTATCAACTGGAGAAGCCGAACCGCTGGATCACTTCGGGCGGTGCGGGGACGATGGGCTTTGGTCTGCCCTCCGCGATTGGTGCGTGGTTCGCGGCGAAAGACCAGGAGATTTGGGCGGTGGCTGGTGACGGCGGTTTTCAGATGACGGCGGCGGAGTTGACCACGGCGGTTCAGGAAGGCGCGAATGTGAAGGTTGCCATCATGAACAATAGTTTCCTCGGCATGGTGCGTCAGTGGCAGGAGTTCTTCTTCGAGAAGCGTTATTCCGCGGTGAACATGCTTGCGCCTGATTTTGTGAAACTGGCAGAGGCGCATGGAGTCCCCGCGAAGCGTGTCACCAAGCGTGAGGAAGTCAATGAAGCGATTGAGTGGGCACGCAGCATCAAAGGTCCCACCGTGTTGGAATTCCGCGTGGAGATGGAAGATGCGGTCTATCCAATGGTTCCCGCGGGGGCGGCGCTGCATGAGATGATCCGTCGTCCAGTGAAGGCATAA
- a CDS encoding branched-chain amino acid transaminase — MESKYIWSDGELVEFEKATVHMLTAALHYGAAVFEGIRAYKTDKGSAVFRLQEHSERLLKSAEIFGFRDLPYTADDVSKAIKETVKANGFDECYIRPLLYLTGGAWNLNVDAGKPALMIAVWQWSNYLGEESLAKGIRANISSFTRHHPNVMMTKAKIAGNYVNSILAKTESVRLGFEEAIMLDPQGYIAECTGENLFIVKRGKIFTPSTAPVLEGITRHSIHTIAKDLGYSVSEIPISRDQLYNADEVFVCGTAAEVIGLCEIDFRKIGDGRSGKVTREIQNVYHDAIRGRIAKYEAWCDYVG; from the coding sequence ATGGAGTCGAAATATATCTGGTCGGATGGCGAGTTGGTGGAGTTCGAGAAAGCCACCGTCCACATGTTGACCGCGGCATTGCATTATGGCGCAGCGGTGTTCGAAGGTATCCGCGCGTATAAGACGGATAAGGGATCAGCGGTTTTTCGTTTGCAGGAACATTCGGAACGCTTGCTCAAATCGGCGGAGATCTTCGGCTTCCGCGATTTGCCGTACACTGCGGACGATGTTTCGAAGGCGATCAAGGAGACGGTGAAGGCGAACGGTTTCGATGAATGTTACATCCGTCCGCTTCTTTATTTGACAGGCGGCGCATGGAATTTAAATGTGGATGCGGGCAAGCCCGCCTTGATGATCGCCGTGTGGCAATGGTCGAATTACCTTGGTGAGGAATCGCTGGCAAAAGGGATCCGCGCGAATATTTCGTCGTTCACGCGCCATCACCCGAATGTGATGATGACCAAGGCAAAGATCGCTGGGAATTATGTCAACAGCATTCTGGCAAAGACCGAGTCTGTCCGGCTGGGATTTGAGGAGGCGATCATGCTCGACCCGCAGGGATACATTGCCGAGTGCACGGGCGAAAACCTGTTCATCGTGAAGCGCGGAAAAATATTCACCCCGTCCACCGCACCTGTGTTGGAGGGTATTACACGTCATTCCATCCATACGATAGCCAAAGATTTGGGCTACAGTGTGAGTGAAATTCCCATTTCGCGTGACCAGTTGTATAACGCCGATGAGGTCTTCGTGTGCGGCACGGCGGCGGAGGTGATCGGGCTATGCGAGATCGACTTCCGCAAGATCGGCGATGGCAGGTCGGGCAAGGTCACGCGCGAGATCCAGAATGTGTATCATGATGCGATCCGCGGCAGGATTGCGAAGTACGAAGCGTGGTGTGATTACGTGGGGTAG
- the leuC gene encoding 3-isopropylmalate dehydratase large subunit, which translates to MQKTLFQKIWDAHVVAEQPDAPAILYIDLHLVHEVTSPQAFTGLRQRGLKVRRPDKTLATMDHSIPTTPINVPISDAMAAAQIKMLEQNTADFGIELHGMDSPHRGIVHVIGPELGRTQPGMTIVCGDSHTATHGAFGALAFGIGTSEVEHVLAAQCLLQKKPKTYEVRVDGKLGHGVSSKDIILALIAKISTSGGTGHVFEYTGEAIRGLTMEQRMTICNMSIEGGARAGMIAPDDTTFEYLHGREFAPKGEEWDKAVAKWRMLPSDAGATYDKSITLNAADLEPMITYGTNPGMGMRITDRIPTVDAFTEASQKIAFEKAMTYMGLQPGQSLLGQKVDVVFIGSCTNSRISDLRLAASILKDRKVADGLRVMVVPGSQDVKKQAEQEGLDKVFKEAGAEWREAGCSMCIAMNGDQLQPGQYAISTSNRNFEGRQGKGGRTFLASPVTAAATAIHGVVTDPRTIIGN; encoded by the coding sequence ATGCAAAAAACACTCTTCCAAAAAATATGGGATGCGCACGTGGTTGCCGAACAGCCCGATGCTCCCGCCATCCTCTACATTGACCTGCACCTCGTGCATGAAGTGACCTCGCCGCAGGCTTTCACGGGGCTGCGCCAGCGCGGATTGAAAGTCCGCCGCCCCGATAAAACACTGGCGACGATGGATCATTCGATTCCGACCACGCCGATAAATGTTCCCATTTCTGATGCAATGGCGGCGGCTCAGATCAAGATGCTCGAGCAGAACACCGCGGATTTCGGCATCGAATTGCATGGCATGGATAGTCCGCACCGTGGCATTGTGCATGTCATCGGTCCTGAACTTGGGCGCACCCAACCCGGCATGACCATCGTCTGCGGTGACAGTCACACCGCCACACATGGCGCGTTTGGCGCACTGGCTTTCGGCATTGGTACCAGCGAAGTGGAACATGTCCTCGCCGCGCAATGTCTCTTGCAGAAGAAACCGAAGACCTACGAAGTCCGCGTGGACGGCAAACTCGGTCATGGTGTTTCTTCCAAAGACATCATCCTCGCGCTGATCGCAAAAATTAGCACAAGCGGCGGGACGGGACATGTCTTCGAATACACGGGCGAAGCCATCCGCGGGCTGACGATGGAACAGCGCATGACCATCTGCAACATGTCGATTGAAGGCGGCGCGCGTGCGGGCATGATCGCTCCAGATGACACCACCTTTGAATATTTACACGGACGCGAATTCGCACCGAAAGGTGAAGAATGGGATAAAGCCGTTGCCAAATGGCGCATGTTGCCAAGTGACGCAGGCGCAACCTACGACAAGTCCATTACGCTCAACGCCGCAGACCTCGAACCGATGATCACATACGGGACAAATCCCGGCATGGGCATGAGAATCACTGACCGAATCCCTACCGTCGACGCATTCACCGAAGCCTCGCAAAAAATCGCTTTTGAAAAAGCCATGACCTACATGGGACTCCAACCCGGTCAATCGCTGCTCGGTCAAAAAGTGGATGTGGTTTTCATCGGCTCCTGCACCAACTCCCGTATCTCAGACTTGCGCCTCGCTGCTTCCATCTTGAAAGATAGGAAAGTCGCCGACGGCTTGCGCGTGATGGTCGTCCCCGGTTCACAGGATGTGAAAAAGCAAGCCGAGCAGGAAGGCTTGGATAAGGTCTTTAAAGAAGCAGGCGCCGAATGGCGCGAAGCGGGATGCAGTATGTGCATTGCGATGAATGGCGATCAATTACAACCCGGTCAATATGCCATCTCCACCAGCAACCGCAACTTTGAAGGGCGTCAGGGCAAAGGCGGACGCACCTTCCTTGCCAGCCCCGTCACTGCCGCCGCAACTGCAATCCATGGCGTTGTTACTGACCCAAGAACAATAATCGGTAATTGA
- the ilvC gene encoding ketol-acid reductoisomerase, translating to MAKIDFGGTVEEVITRDEFPLGKAREVLKDEVVAVLGYGVQGPAQAMNMRDNGIKVIIGQRAGTKNWDKAVTDGWVPGETLFSVEEAAEKGTVVQYLLSDAGQRSQWSRIVECLNEGDMLYFSHGFSVTFKGDTGVLPPPHVDVALVAPKGSGRSVRANFLEGSGINASFAVHQDATGKAKDRTIALGIAIGAGYLFPTTFEKEVYSDLTGERGVLMGALAGVMEAQYNELRKNGHSPSEAFNETVEELTQSLIRLVGENGMDWMYANCSTTAQRGALDWKDKFRDAVAPVFSDLYQSVKSGNEARITLEANSQPDYREKLDVELAAIRDSEMWRAGAAVRSLRPENWKK from the coding sequence ATGGCAAAGATCGATTTTGGCGGTACGGTGGAGGAAGTCATCACCCGCGACGAGTTTCCTTTGGGGAAGGCTCGTGAAGTATTGAAAGATGAAGTGGTGGCGGTGCTGGGCTACGGCGTGCAGGGACCCGCGCAGGCGATGAACATGCGCGATAACGGCATCAAGGTCATCATCGGTCAGCGTGCAGGGACGAAGAATTGGGATAAGGCGGTAACAGACGGCTGGGTTCCGGGCGAGACCTTGTTCTCTGTGGAAGAAGCCGCTGAAAAAGGAACGGTCGTTCAATACCTGCTTTCGGATGCAGGACAACGTTCGCAATGGTCAAGAATCGTGGAATGTTTGAACGAAGGCGACATGCTGTACTTCTCGCACGGATTTTCTGTCACATTCAAGGGTGATACGGGTGTGCTTCCGCCTCCGCACGTGGACGTGGCGCTGGTTGCCCCCAAGGGATCGGGTCGCAGTGTGAGGGCGAACTTCCTCGAAGGCTCGGGCATCAATGCCAGTTTTGCAGTCCATCAGGATGCGACGGGCAAGGCGAAGGATCGCACGATTGCATTGGGCATTGCCATTGGAGCGGGCTATCTCTTCCCGACAACGTTTGAAAAGGAAGTGTATTCCGATCTCACAGGTGAACGCGGCGTGTTGATGGGCGCGTTGGCAGGCGTGATGGAAGCGCAGTACAACGAACTGCGCAAGAACGGACATTCGCCGAGTGAAGCGTTCAATGAAACTGTGGAGGAGCTCACGCAGTCGCTTATTCGTCTCGTTGGTGAGAACGGCATGGACTGGATGTACGCGAACTGCTCGACGACTGCCCAGCGCGGCGCGCTCGATTGGAAGGACAAATTCCGCGATGCAGTTGCACCAGTATTCAGTGACTTGTATCAAAGCGTGAAGAGCGGCAACGAAGCGCGCATCACGCTCGAAGCCAACAGTCAGCCCGATTACCGCGAGAAGTTGGATGTGGAACTCGCCGCCATCCGCGACTCGGAAATGTGGCGCGCTGGTGCGGCGGTCCGTTCGCTGCGACCAGAGAATTGGAAGAAGTAG
- a CDS encoding 2-isopropylmalate synthase → MSNYVKIFDTTLRDGEQSPGATMTSAEKLEVAHNLARLGVDIIEAGFPAASPDDLEAVRRIAVEVGNPASPENEAKIPVIAGLARANKSDINKAWEAVQGAKNPRIHTFLATSPIHMKHKLKMDPEEVVQRVSEMVAYAKSLCDDVEFSPEDAGRSDPEFLYVVLGEAIKSGATTLNIPDTVGYTTPDEFYTLIKGIIENTPGMHAGITVSVHCHDDLGMATANTLAGIRAGARQAEVTINGIGERAGNTSLEEVVMTLKTRHPVFGLDTGIETQQLSRISRLVSNYTGIVVQPNKAIVGANAFAHEAGIHQDGMLKHQTTYEIMRPEDVGVNQTNLVLGKHSGRHALRNRLAEMGHSLDEVELDKAFARFKDLADRKKVITDLDLEAVIADEFYKPRDVYILDGLQVTCGTMGMPTATVRLRGPDGVVHTHAAMGSGPVDATYQAIRAIVNVPNKLLEFNVHAITEGIDALGEVTVRIQGRNGHTTMDAQSEMEYPRVYGGHGADTDIIVASAKAYINALNKLIIAQTERHEHEVHDFGVMLG, encoded by the coding sequence ATGAGCAATTACGTAAAAATCTTCGACACCACCCTGCGCGATGGCGAGCAATCTCCCGGCGCGACGATGACATCGGCTGAGAAATTGGAAGTGGCGCATAATCTGGCGCGGCTTGGCGTGGATATTATCGAAGCGGGATTTCCTGCGGCATCGCCCGATGATCTGGAAGCCGTCAGACGAATAGCGGTTGAAGTGGGCAACCCAGCCAGCCCTGAGAATGAGGCGAAGATTCCCGTCATCGCAGGGCTGGCGCGGGCGAATAAATCCGATATTAACAAGGCGTGGGAAGCCGTCCAAGGCGCGAAGAACCCGCGCATTCATACCTTTCTTGCAACGTCGCCGATCCACATGAAGCATAAGTTGAAGATGGATCCCGAAGAGGTGGTGCAGCGCGTGAGTGAGATGGTGGCGTATGCGAAGTCGCTGTGCGATGATGTGGAGTTTTCGCCCGAAGATGCGGGACGCTCTGACCCTGAATTTTTATACGTGGTTTTGGGTGAGGCAATCAAATCTGGCGCGACCACGTTGAACATCCCCGACACGGTGGGCTACACCACACCCGATGAATTTTATACGCTCATCAAGGGCATCATCGAGAATACGCCAGGCATGCATGCAGGCATTACCGTCTCGGTGCATTGCCACGATGACTTGGGCATGGCGACTGCGAACACGCTGGCGGGCATCCGCGCGGGTGCGCGCCAAGCGGAAGTGACCATCAACGGGATCGGTGAACGCGCTGGGAATACTTCGCTTGAAGAAGTGGTGATGACATTGAAAACGCGTCATCCTGTCTTTGGGCTTGATACTGGAATTGAAACTCAGCAACTCTCGCGCATTTCCAGACTCGTCAGCAATTACACGGGGATCGTCGTCCAGCCGAACAAAGCCATCGTCGGTGCGAATGCTTTTGCACATGAGGCGGGCATTCATCAGGATGGTATGTTGAAACACCAGACCACGTATGAGATCATGCGTCCCGAAGATGTGGGCGTCAACCAGACCAATCTGGTGTTGGGAAAACATTCGGGCAGACACGCGTTGCGCAACCGTCTTGCGGAGATGGGTCACTCGCTCGATGAAGTGGAACTGGATAAAGCCTTTGCTCGTTTCAAGGATCTGGCAGACCGCAAGAAGGTTATTACCGACCTTGACCTTGAAGCCGTAATCGCAGATGAATTCTACAAGCCGCGCGATGTGTACATCCTGGACGGATTGCAGGTCACATGCGGGACGATGGGCATGCCGACTGCCACTGTCCGTTTGCGCGGACCTGACGGCGTTGTCCACACGCACGCGGCGATGGGTTCGGGTCCTGTGGATGCGACGTATCAGGCGATCCGCGCCATTGTCAATGTGCCGAATAAACTGCTGGAGTTCAACGTTCATGCCATCACCGAAGGCATCGACGCGCTTGGTGAAGTGACCGTGCGGATTCAGGGGAGGAACGGTCACACCACGATGGACGCGCAGAGCGAGATGGAATATCCGCGTGTGTACGGCGGTCACGGCGCGGATACTGATATTATTGTCGCCAGCGCCAAGGCGTATATCAACGCGCTGAACAAACTCATCATCGCGCAGACCGAGCGTCATGAACACGAAGTCCATGATTTTGGCGTGATGCTGGGGTAA